From the Cervus elaphus chromosome 20, mCerEla1.1, whole genome shotgun sequence genome, one window contains:
- the LOC122678340 gene encoding olfactory receptor 6Y1, whose product MITKVLETDNHTVTTHFVLLGFPTRPAFQLLLFFVFLAIYLLTLVENFLIIFVIHSDGQLHKPMYFFLSNLSFLEMWYVTVISPKMQIDFLSHDKTISFNGCMTQLYFFVTFVCTEYILLAAMAFDRYVAICNPLRYPLIMTNQLCGTLAAGCWFCGLMTAMIKIVFIARLHYCGTPHINHYFCDISPLLNVSCEDSSQAELVDFFLALMVIAVPLCVVVASYATILTTVLRIPSSQGRQKAFSTCASHLAVVILFYSTTLFTYARPKLMYAYNSNKMVSVLYTIIVPLLNPIIYCLRNCEVKAALRKTILCKGSEPREDGTVIN is encoded by the coding sequence ATGATTACCAAGGTTCTGGAAACAGATAACCATACAGTGACAACACATTTTGTTCTTCTGGGATTTCCAACACGGCCAGCCTTCCAGCTGCTCCTCTTCTTTGTTTTCCTGGCAATTTACCTTCTGACACTTGTAGAGAACTTTCTAATCATCTTCGTCATTCATAGTGATGGACAGTTGCACAAGCCCATGTACTTCTTTCTGAGCAACCTCTCTTTCCTGGAGATGTGgtatgtcacagtcatcagcccCAAGATGCAGATAGACTTCCTCAGCCATGACAAGACAATTTCCTTCAATGGTTGCATGACTCAACTTTACTTCTTTGTGACCTTTGTCTGCACTGAGTACATCCTCCTTGCTGCAATGGCTTTTGACCGCTATGTAGCCATTTGTAACCCACTACGGTACCCACTCATCATGACCAACCAGCTTTGTGGTACACTGGCTGCAGGATGCTGGTTCTGTGGACTCATGACTGCCATGATTAAGATTGTTTTCATAGCCCGACTTCACTACTGTGGCACACCTCATATCAATCACTACTTTTGTGATATTTCCCCACTCCTCAATGTTTCCTGTGAGGACTCCTCACAAGCTGAACTAGTGGATTTCTTCTTGGCCCTCATGGTCATTGCTGTTCCCCTTTGTGTAGTGGTGGCATCTTATGCCACCATTCTCACCACCGTTCTCAGGATCCCTTCTTCTCAGGGACGCCAAAAGGCATTTTCCACCTGTGCCTCTCACCTAGCAGTTGTAATTCTCTTCTATTCCACGACCCTTTTCACTTATGCCCGCCCTAAGCTTATGTATGCCTATAATTCCAACAAAATGGTATCTGTCCTCTATACCATCATTGTCCCACTCCTCAACCCTATCATTTATTGTCTGAGAAACTGTGAAGTTAAGGCAGCCCTCAGGAAGACCATACTTTGCAAAGGCAGTGAACCCAGGGAAGATGGGACTGTGATTAATTAA
- the LOC122676438 gene encoding olfactory receptor 10R2-like: MPLTSRQQQTHQKQINLGEQINQANYSSVTEFLLMGFSNLGEIQFILFAVFLCLYLIILSGNITIVTVICLDRSLHIPMYFFLGILSISETCYTFVILPKMLINLLSLLRTISFINCATQMFFFLGFAVTNCMLLGIVGYDRFLAICHPLRYSVLMSWQVCGQLAATCAVIGFLFSLIGSLLVFELPFCGPNKINHYFCDISPVIRLACTDSYINELIIFIGGVLALMAPMTFICISYGFIVHNILRIPSADGKRKAFSTCASHLTVVIVHYGCASFVYLRLSSKYPSSKDRLVTVTYTVVTPLLNPLVYSLRNRDVQTAIRKVTGRRGFYSKAL, encoded by the exons ATGCCGCTAACCTCCAGACAGCAGCAAACACATCAGAAACAG ATCAATCTTGGGGAACAAATCAACCAAGCTAATTATTCCTCTGTCACAGAGTTCCTATTGATGGGATTCTCCAACCTTGGAGAAATCCAGTTCATCCTCTTTgctgtttttctgtgtctgtatctGATTATCCTGAGTGGAAACATCACCATTGTCACTGTCATCTGCCTGGATCGCAGCCTCCACATCCCTATGTATTTCTTCCTAGGGATCCTTTCCATCTCTGAGACATGCTATACCTTTGTCATTCTGCCCAAGATGCTCATAAATCTGTTGTCTCTGCTCAGAACAATCTCATTTATTAACTGTGCCACTcagatgtttttcttccttgGTTTTGCTGTCACTAATTGCATGCTACTTGGAATCGTGGGTTATGACCGCTTTCTTGCCATCTGTCATCCACTTCGGTACTCTGTCCTTATGAGCTGGCAAGTCTGTGGACAATTGGCAGCCACTTGTGCTGTaattggttttttgttttcattgatagGCTCCCTCTTAGTTTTTGAACTACCTTTCTGTGGCCCCAACAAGATTAACCATTACTTCTGTGACATCTCACCAGTTATCCGCCTTGCCTGTACTGATTCCTATATCAATGAACTCATCATCTTCATTGGTGGAGTTTTAGCACTCATGGCCCCTATGACTTTTATCTGCATCTCTTATGGCTTCATTGTTCACAACATCCTGAGGATCCCATCAGCTGACGGCAAGCGAAAAGCCTTCTCCACTTGTGCCTCCCATCTTACTGTAGTCATTGTCCACTATGGCTGTGCCTCCTTTGTCTATCTGCGGCTGTCATCCAAGTACCCATCCAGCAAAGATAGACTTGTGACAGTGACCTACACAGTTGTGACTCCATTGTTGAACCCCCTGGTGTATAGCCTAAGGAACAGAGATGTCCAGACGGCCATTCGAAAAGTGACTGGCAGAAGAGGATTTTATTCTAAAGCTCTGTAA